A genomic segment from Deltaproteobacteria bacterium encodes:
- a CDS encoding STAS domain-containing protein codes for MDIEVSDAAHGKVILKVKGNLDSYRASIVFKEALDDLYRSGKRDVVLDLDDVEKINSFGTGKILMFYRRFKKDDGELYVKVPLHGRVKEVFEELKLDKLLKDYS; via the coding sequence ATGGATATAGAAGTTTCTGATGCAGCCCATGGTAAAGTAATACTCAAAGTAAAGGGAAACCTCGACTCCTACAGGGCCTCCATTGTATTTAAGGAGGCCCTGGACGACCTCTATCGCAGTGGTAAAAGAGATGTTGTTCTCGACCTCGATGACGTTGAAAAGATCAACAGTTTCGGCACGGGAAAGATACTCATGTTTTACAGGCGCTTTAAAAAGGATGACGGTGAGTTATACGTGAAAGTTCCTTTACATGGAAGGGTTAAAGAGGTTTTTGAAGAGTTGAAGCTCGATAAATTGCTTAAAGATTATAGCTGA
- a CDS encoding response regulator: MSKTILAVDDSVTMLQTISLALEKEGYNVVTAKDGMDALNVLKGGEKFHVIITDVNMPVMDGIALTAEIRKLSQYKFTPIIILTTESQAGKKDEGKQAGATGWIVKPFKPEQLIAVVRRVSP; this comes from the coding sequence ATGTCGAAGACGATTCTTGCAGTTGATGATTCTGTAACCATGTTGCAGACAATCTCACTTGCGCTGGAAAAGGAGGGCTATAATGTCGTTACCGCTAAAGACGGGATGGATGCTCTCAATGTGCTGAAAGGGGGAGAAAAATTCCACGTCATTATTACTGATGTGAATATGCCTGTTATGGATGGAATAGCGCTCACAGCAGAAATCAGAAAGTTAAGCCAATATAAATTCACTCCCATTATCATTCTTACTACCGAGTCGCAGGCAGGAAAAAAAGATGAGGGCAAACAGGCCGGGGCCACGGGATGGATTGTTAAACCTTTTAAGCCGGAGCAGCTTATTGCCGTCGTAAGAAGGGTAAGTCCATAA
- a CDS encoding chemotaxis protein CheA yields the protein MDDIDKIRSSFFLEAEEIIENLEALLLDLENNPDDKEILNAVFRNMHTLKGSSSICELTSLSNISHILEDLLDYIRSENISPSIEIMDTLFEGLDLVKSVFSMTREGSPIDESIYSSLAEKVKQFLPEKKEEAVVEEKKSVETAAHADFIQSLPEDTKGRVVSHADEGKRIYQITMALEESCMAQGIDPLLQIKSLAYDGDVLYVSSNSSKIPLLDELDPVRLYMEDIKLLYSTSLGFDEINDIFEFARETGAIEVHQLLPAELQEYFGVEYDDFWLEQPERTEEKEEENSGDILDPAVYFGETKKILSNLNDDLRKIETEGSATEDIEGVFRAFHTICGNSRMFGFHEIASIAGFSETILDKIRNGVSEMTPQVAQILSDAAGEIAEFVGMRQEQRLYTSLSLDREGESVKKLGEILIEMGELSEKELEKALQNQEKPLGEILVKEGIVKEEKVEKALQRQKSLGISTQSAIRVDTDKLDNLVNMVGELVIIQTLLSHNDAIKHIHDHGFRKVLSQMDKITREVQQNVMSIRMLPIKATFQKLIRVAREVSKQEGKTVSIDIEGEETELDKTVIDEIGDPLIHIMRNAVDHGLESEKERKARGKEAAGTVALKAYHQGGNIVIEISDDGRGLDRDKLLQKAIERGLVKSGQELTDEQVYNLIFLPGFSTAKMITGVSGRGVGMDVVKRNVEKLRGRVDVNSEKGKGSTFAIRLPLTLAVIDGMVVRVGRERYILPTISVVESLRPAREQVITIQGRGEMVKIREDLFPLIRLHKLFRMEANNENPWESMVIQVEGEGGRACLLVDELLGQQQVVIKSLGESFKKINYISGGAIMGDGKVGLILDAGGIISVCT from the coding sequence ATGGATGATATTGATAAAATAAGAAGCTCCTTCTTCCTTGAAGCGGAAGAGATTATAGAAAACCTTGAGGCCCTTCTGCTCGATCTGGAAAACAATCCCGACGATAAAGAGATCCTCAATGCCGTATTCAGGAACATGCATACCTTAAAAGGTTCATCAAGTATTTGTGAACTGACTTCTCTCAGCAATATTTCCCATATCCTGGAGGACCTCCTCGATTATATCCGGTCCGAAAATATATCCCCTTCCATTGAAATAATGGACACGCTCTTCGAAGGATTGGATCTCGTTAAATCTGTTTTCTCGATGACCCGTGAAGGTTCACCTATTGATGAAAGCATTTACAGCAGTCTTGCCGAAAAAGTTAAGCAATTTCTTCCCGAAAAGAAAGAGGAGGCCGTGGTTGAAGAAAAGAAAAGCGTCGAAACCGCTGCCCATGCCGATTTTATTCAATCCCTTCCTGAGGACACAAAGGGAAGGGTGGTTTCTCATGCAGATGAAGGCAAAAGAATTTACCAGATAACCATGGCCCTTGAAGAGAGCTGCATGGCTCAGGGCATTGACCCTCTGCTGCAGATCAAGTCTCTTGCTTATGACGGTGACGTGCTTTATGTGAGCAGTAACAGCTCAAAAATACCGCTCCTTGATGAACTTGACCCCGTTCGTCTTTATATGGAAGATATCAAACTTCTTTATAGCACATCCCTTGGATTTGACGAAATTAATGATATTTTTGAATTTGCAAGAGAGACAGGCGCTATTGAAGTCCATCAACTCCTGCCGGCAGAACTGCAGGAGTATTTCGGTGTTGAATATGATGATTTCTGGCTTGAACAGCCGGAAAGGACAGAAGAAAAGGAAGAAGAAAACTCCGGTGATATTCTTGACCCTGCTGTCTATTTTGGGGAAACAAAAAAAATCCTCTCAAATTTAAATGATGACCTGAGGAAAATAGAGACGGAAGGTTCTGCCACTGAAGATATTGAGGGTGTTTTCCGGGCCTTTCACACTATCTGCGGTAATTCGCGTATGTTTGGTTTTCATGAAATAGCCAGCATTGCAGGTTTTTCCGAAACCATTCTCGACAAAATCAGGAACGGTGTTTCAGAGATGACACCGCAGGTTGCACAGATATTGTCTGACGCAGCCGGTGAGATTGCTGAATTTGTCGGTATGCGCCAGGAGCAACGATTGTATACGAGCCTTTCCCTTGACAGGGAAGGGGAGTCGGTAAAGAAACTGGGTGAAATACTCATTGAAATGGGAGAGCTCAGTGAAAAAGAGCTTGAAAAAGCGCTCCAAAACCAGGAAAAGCCTCTCGGAGAAATCCTGGTTAAGGAAGGGATTGTCAAGGAAGAAAAGGTTGAAAAGGCCCTTCAGAGGCAAAAGTCACTCGGCATTTCTACCCAGTCTGCAATCAGGGTTGATACGGACAAACTCGATAATCTTGTTAATATGGTGGGAGAGCTTGTCATCATCCAGACATTGCTCAGTCATAATGACGCCATTAAACACATTCATGACCATGGCTTCAGGAAAGTACTTTCCCAGATGGACAAGATTACGAGAGAAGTCCAGCAAAACGTCATGTCCATCAGGATGCTGCCCATTAAGGCCACCTTCCAGAAACTGATCAGGGTAGCGAGAGAGGTATCCAAACAGGAGGGCAAGACTGTTTCTATCGATATAGAAGGTGAAGAGACGGAACTGGACAAGACCGTTATCGATGAGATTGGTGATCCGCTCATTCATATTATGCGAAATGCCGTTGATCATGGTCTGGAATCGGAGAAAGAGAGAAAGGCCCGTGGGAAGGAGGCTGCCGGGACGGTAGCATTAAAAGCCTACCACCAGGGAGGAAATATTGTTATCGAGATTAGTGATGACGGTCGTGGCCTTGACAGGGATAAACTGTTACAAAAGGCCATAGAGCGGGGCCTGGTCAAAAGCGGTCAGGAGTTGACCGATGAACAGGTATACAACCTTATCTTTCTTCCCGGTTTTTCGACGGCAAAGATGATTACCGGTGTTTCAGGCAGAGGTGTCGGTATGGATGTGGTAAAGAGAAATGTGGAAAAACTTCGCGGAAGGGTCGATGTTAATTCTGAAAAAGGGAAGGGGTCGACCTTTGCCATAAGACTCCCTCTTACGCTGGCTGTTATAGACGGCATGGTCGTCAGAGTGGGCAGAGAACGTTACATTCTGCCCACCATTTCCGTAGTTGAATCTTTAAGGCCTGCCAGGGAGCAGGTTATTACCATCCAGGGAAGAGGAGAAATGGTTAAAATCAGGGAGGACCTTTTTCCCCTTATCAGGCTCCACAAATTGTTCAGAATGGAAGCGAATAATGAGAATCCCTGGGAATCCATGGTGATCCAGGTTGAAGGAGAGGGCGGGCGGGCCTGCCTGCTCGTCGATGAACTGTTGGGACAGCAGCAGGTTGTTATTAAGAGCCTTGGCGAAAGCTTTAAGAAAATAAACTATATATCGGGTGGAGCCATTATGGGAGATGGAAAGGTAGGTCTCATCCTTGATGCCGGTGGAATTATATCGGTTTGCACATGA
- a CDS encoding chemotaxis protein CheW: MAKESAKTTAESTEKVIDGGKFLTFQLQDEEYGLEILKVREIIGIMDITTVPQTPDYVKGVINLRGQVIPVIDLRLKFGLKESEYGKRTCIIVVDVNGVMMGIVVDTVSEVMDIETVDIEATPSFGTTLNTDYILGMGKVKGKVKILLDISKVLTSEELVMMEELQRRETKGKDNSSG; this comes from the coding sequence ATGGCTAAGGAAAGTGCAAAAACGACTGCAGAATCAACCGAAAAAGTGATAGATGGCGGGAAATTTCTTACTTTTCAACTCCAGGATGAAGAATATGGTCTTGAAATTCTTAAGGTAAGAGAAATTATCGGCATTATGGATATAACGACAGTACCTCAAACGCCTGATTATGTTAAGGGGGTTATTAACCTTCGCGGGCAGGTGATTCCCGTCATTGATCTGAGGCTCAAGTTTGGTCTTAAGGAGAGTGAATACGGGAAAAGGACCTGTATTATCGTCGTTGATGTGAATGGCGTCATGATGGGAATTGTTGTCGATACCGTTTCCGAGGTCATGGATATAGAGACCGTTGATATTGAAGCGACGCCTTCCTTCGGCACAACACTGAATACGGATTACATCCTGGGTATGGGTAAGGTTAAGGGTAAGGTCAAGATCCTTCTCGACATCAGCAAGGTGCTTACTTCCGAGGAACTGGTCATGATGGAGGAACTCCAGCGAAGGGAAACTAAAGGCAAGGATAATAGCTCCGGCTAA
- a CDS encoding methyl-accepting chemotaxis protein, which yields MFGNMSLGKKLISGFIGVAIVVLIVGLVGYRAATEMKLGTETIVQTFPLSDAAMEMGAAVAGDQLIIMDILVVEDNKALAEHWREHEDNVALFDKYVDGVISGGQVNGGTIYAAKDEKLRQLVKDTDGFHNDKFQPLIKQLYDLKGEEIALSAEAERTMRTLEAAYDDVMEAAEGLEGQVKARIRSLIASGTSAEKIMKKENSWADMAMEIKTTLAESRIRIEEAGQSFEAGALAQLSNEYNEQMDAFDVWISALMKGGSTAEGEISAIDNQNLRNVASDMDKVHDQRFNPAARRFLEIQNKLAVVRADMAEADEAADAIGGKMQSLLEAVEERAGHTVDEAAESSVSVADTSITQIFTGVVIGFIVAIILGVLITRSITRPINVVIEGVGEGAEQVASASAEISSSSQSLAEGATEQAASLEETSSSLEEMSSTVQQNADNAGQAQQLSTVAKDTAVKGANSVNKMIDAVNEINKSSEEVSKIIKVIDEIAFQTNLLALNAAVEAARAGEHGKGFAVVAEEVRNLAGRSAEAAKTTSGLIEESTGKAKMGSELAAESGEVLNEIVSNTTKASDLISEIAAASREQAEGINQVTKAVTQMDQVTQQNSAFSEETASASEELSSQAESLKDLVDRLSEIIGGAGAARTVATVHRAPAVKKIAGPAGPAGQAKAVPGALHKAAAPARKVATQKVVKPNEVIPMDEEEFKEF from the coding sequence ATGTTTGGAAATATGAGTCTTGGAAAAAAACTGATATCCGGTTTTATCGGCGTCGCCATCGTCGTTCTTATTGTTGGCCTTGTTGGTTACCGGGCAGCGACTGAAATGAAGCTTGGAACAGAAACGATAGTGCAGACCTTTCCCCTTTCTGATGCGGCCATGGAAATGGGGGCTGCCGTTGCCGGCGATCAATTGATTATTATGGATATCCTTGTTGTAGAAGACAATAAAGCCCTGGCGGAACACTGGAGGGAGCATGAAGACAATGTGGCGCTTTTCGATAAATACGTCGATGGCGTTATTAGTGGCGGCCAGGTAAATGGCGGCACCATTTATGCCGCGAAAGATGAAAAATTAAGGCAGCTTGTCAAGGATACCGACGGCTTTCATAATGATAAATTCCAGCCTCTTATCAAGCAGCTGTACGACCTGAAGGGAGAGGAAATTGCTCTCTCGGCAGAAGCGGAAAGAACGATGAGAACCCTTGAGGCTGCCTATGATGACGTCATGGAGGCTGCCGAGGGGTTAGAGGGCCAGGTCAAGGCCAGGATCAGGTCGCTTATCGCGTCCGGAACATCGGCCGAAAAGATAATGAAGAAGGAAAATAGCTGGGCCGATATGGCCATGGAGATAAAGACCACCCTTGCCGAGTCGAGGATACGCATTGAAGAGGCGGGACAGTCCTTTGAGGCGGGAGCCCTTGCCCAACTTAGCAATGAATATAATGAGCAGATGGATGCTTTCGATGTTTGGATCTCGGCGCTCATGAAGGGTGGGAGTACCGCCGAAGGTGAGATCTCGGCAATAGACAACCAGAATCTCAGAAATGTTGCTTCCGACATGGATAAGGTCCACGACCAGCGATTTAACCCTGCCGCAAGGAGGTTTCTTGAGATACAGAACAAACTTGCCGTCGTAAGGGCTGATATGGCAGAGGCCGATGAGGCGGCTGATGCTATCGGCGGCAAGATGCAGAGTTTGCTTGAAGCTGTTGAGGAGAGAGCCGGTCATACGGTGGATGAAGCCGCTGAATCTTCTGTTTCCGTTGCCGACACATCCATTACACAGATATTTACAGGTGTCGTCATCGGTTTTATCGTTGCCATCATTCTTGGCGTTCTTATTACCCGGAGTATTACCAGACCCATTAATGTCGTTATCGAAGGTGTTGGAGAAGGGGCTGAACAGGTGGCTTCAGCTTCAGCGGAAATTTCTTCTTCCAGCCAGTCGCTGGCGGAAGGGGCAACGGAACAGGCGGCGTCACTGGAAGAGACCTCCTCGTCACTTGAAGAAATGTCTTCTACGGTCCAGCAGAATGCCGACAATGCCGGACAGGCACAGCAGCTTTCGACTGTGGCCAAGGATACGGCCGTTAAGGGCGCTAATTCGGTAAACAAGATGATCGATGCCGTCAATGAGATTAACAAGAGCAGTGAAGAGGTATCGAAGATCATCAAGGTTATCGATGAAATTGCCTTCCAGACAAACCTGCTTGCCCTCAATGCAGCCGTTGAGGCGGCAAGAGCGGGAGAGCACGGGAAAGGTTTTGCCGTCGTTGCCGAAGAGGTAAGAAACCTTGCCGGAAGAAGCGCTGAAGCGGCCAAGACGACATCAGGTCTTATTGAGGAGAGTACGGGCAAGGCGAAGATGGGCAGTGAACTGGCTGCTGAATCGGGTGAAGTGCTTAATGAAATTGTGAGCAATACGACCAAAGCTTCAGACCTCATCTCTGAAATAGCCGCCGCTTCACGTGAACAGGCGGAAGGCATTAACCAGGTGACCAAGGCCGTTACACAGATGGACCAGGTAACGCAGCAGAATTCGGCCTTCTCCGAAGAGACGGCATCAGCCAGTGAGGAACTTTCTTCACAGGCGGAAAGTCTTAAAGACCTCGTTGACAGGCTCTCGGAAATCATTGGAGGGGCAGGCGCCGCAAGAACCGTGGCAACCGTTCACAGGGCTCCGGCAGTAAAGAAAATAGCAGGCCCGGCGGGTCCGGCGGGTCAGGCAAAAGCGGTTCCCGGCGCGCTTCACAAGGCCGCTGCACCGGCAAGAAAGGTGGCAACACAGAAAGTGGTCAAGCCCAATGAGGTTATCCCTATGGATGAGGAGGAGTTTAAGGAATTTTAA